From Enterococcus mundtii, the proteins below share one genomic window:
- the recN gene encoding DNA repair protein RecN, which produces MLQEISITNFAIIPELRLSFHEGMTALTGETGAGKSIIIDALGLLAGGRGSSDYIRQGADKCILEGLFEWPKQEGFEALMEELGIESDGSNLIVRRDMSLAGKNVCRVNGHIVTLANLRRVGSYLVDIQGQNEHQELLQPESHLVLLDRFGDSTFQQKKRAYQEAYQAYRELERKVRKIQQNEKNYVQRIDMLNFQQEEIAAAQLEVGEEEKLREERDKLSNYQKIVDGLATAYGALSEGEQSSLDGVGMAVSEIQSIAHLDSEYEAIFDNIQSAYYLLQDAVGDMSRQIDLLELDENRLEEVTQRMETIRQLKRKYGDSVEAILAYYEEITEELDSSDFTESQLDKMKNELTQKEEWAFQCAEELHQARKAIASDLEQSILRELKSLYMENTEFEVRFSTQANGRLDEQGFDIVEFYITTNPGEPLKPLVKVASGGELSRVLLALKTIFSSEQGVTSIIFDEVDTGVSGRVAQAIADKILKISKYSQVLCITHLPQVAAVADYQYYIVKKVVGGRTQTSVSELAAAERENEIARMLAGSEITPLTIEHAKELLRLAKK; this is translated from the coding sequence ATGCTACAAGAAATCAGTATCACCAATTTTGCGATTATTCCTGAATTGCGTTTGTCGTTTCATGAAGGAATGACAGCATTAACAGGAGAAACCGGAGCCGGTAAGTCAATTATTATTGATGCTTTGGGCTTATTAGCAGGTGGTCGTGGATCAAGTGATTATATTCGTCAAGGTGCCGATAAATGTATTCTGGAAGGGTTATTTGAGTGGCCTAAACAAGAAGGTTTTGAAGCGCTGATGGAAGAGTTAGGGATCGAGTCTGATGGCTCGAATCTGATCGTCCGTCGAGATATGTCTTTAGCAGGTAAGAATGTTTGTCGAGTCAATGGACATATCGTGACATTAGCGAATTTGCGACGAGTTGGCAGTTATTTAGTGGATATCCAAGGTCAAAATGAGCATCAGGAATTATTACAACCTGAGTCACATCTTGTGTTACTTGATCGTTTTGGGGACTCGACATTCCAACAGAAAAAAAGAGCGTACCAAGAAGCTTATCAAGCGTATCGTGAACTTGAAAGAAAAGTACGTAAGATCCAACAAAACGAAAAAAATTATGTCCAACGTATTGATATGTTGAATTTCCAACAAGAAGAAATCGCAGCCGCTCAATTAGAAGTTGGTGAAGAAGAAAAACTTCGAGAAGAGCGCGATAAATTAAGTAATTATCAAAAAATCGTCGATGGTTTAGCTACTGCTTATGGGGCGCTTAGTGAAGGTGAACAAAGCAGTCTTGATGGGGTGGGAATGGCTGTTTCCGAGATCCAAAGTATTGCCCATCTTGATTCAGAGTATGAAGCAATTTTTGATAATATCCAGAGTGCCTATTATTTATTGCAAGATGCAGTAGGGGATATGAGCAGGCAAATCGATCTGCTTGAACTGGATGAGAATCGTTTGGAAGAAGTGACGCAACGCATGGAAACGATTCGTCAATTGAAGCGTAAATATGGCGATTCAGTTGAAGCCATCTTAGCCTACTATGAAGAAATCACAGAAGAATTGGATTCATCGGATTTTACAGAAAGTCAACTTGATAAAATGAAGAATGAACTGACCCAAAAAGAAGAGTGGGCGTTTCAATGTGCAGAAGAACTCCATCAAGCAAGAAAAGCGATCGCAAGTGACTTAGAACAGTCGATTCTGCGCGAATTAAAGAGTCTTTATATGGAAAACACCGAATTTGAAGTTCGTTTTTCAACGCAAGCAAATGGACGCTTAGATGAGCAAGGTTTTGATATTGTCGAATTTTATATTACGACAAATCCAGGAGAACCATTGAAGCCACTAGTCAAGGTAGCATCAGGTGGAGAATTGTCACGAGTATTACTTGCTCTGAAAACCATTTTTTCTTCTGAACAAGGTGTGACTAGTATCATTTTTGACGAAGTTGATACTGGTGTTAGTGGCAGAGTGGCACAAGCCATTGCGGATAAGATATTGAAAATATCCAAGTATTCCCAAGTACTTTGTATCACGCATCTCCCTCAAGTGGCTGCTGTAGCGGATTATCAATATTACATTGTAAAAAAAGTCGTCGGCGGAAGAACACAAACATCCGTCTCCGAATTAGCCGCAGCTGAAAGAGAAAATGAAATCGCACGAATGTTAGCGGGGAGTGAAATCACGCCTTTAACGATCGAACACGCCAAAGAGTTGTTACGTTTGGCGAAAAAATAA